One part of the Trypanosoma brucei brucei TREU927 chromosome 4, complete sequence genome encodes these proteins:
- a CDS encoding TPR-repeat-containing chaperone protein DNAJ, putative (similar to SP:Q99615: DnaJ homolog subfamily C member 7 (Tetratricopeptide repeat protein 2)(TPR repeat protein 2). {Homo sapiens}), with amino-acid sequence METTCKEDVPQVRFPSPTSSKSMTTSPQKLSILGDITAEPLSARRSFNDVSKVREPDGRWCRKFLSTYFRCELCQNVVTDPVQILPNVLLVCRRCALSRRVPSKDLQELPVSLTRAFEDLYEGQREVQLPSASRMSEIGRASTTSDEAICKRRMVRVKRPDAVQEGSDHSQTFPLAASINGTLNASGRSSVPLLLNKALCELENKEYCMRVEIESAEASGALELKKSYNSDMRKITARSCGTSKTLKTDADQKYEQAEYTLALELYTKAIELQPRDRLTRLTALYGNRSSAYFMAMRYAECIADCMKVVELDPNNVKLFARAAKAAAIMGDLTAAVSHMESIPEERVTPNIISEREKYKNGLDTYKRAESSFGKSDSDDAWQMLVAQFSDTIFFRIRYAESLQNQKRFLKAVEVLDVVPQERRTPKLLYIMAACLFMCGFEHFDKARTCLEDVQQLDENCAQLLKVLNIVDEGKQKGNQYFQQKKFVAAMEHYTTAIGAAVNNNQILRILYCNRAASYKEVGKYREAIEDCTRTIQLDPAFSKAYARRARCHQALSDFASAIRDFKAAIKYDPNDQELPRELRSCEQSMAKEGERERDYYYVLGVSRNATEREIKARYRELSLRWHPDKCMSLPEEERVVAERKFKIIVEAHTTLIDAVKRRDYDLKMEKERLTRSGGFGGFNGYSSETFRGHSNRFRQGSSGFW; translated from the coding sequence ATGGAGACGACATGCAAGGAGGATGTTCCTCAAGTACGTTTCCCATCACCTACTTCTTCCAAGTCGATGACGACCTCGCCGCAAAAACTGTCGATCTTGGGCGACATCACCGCCGAGCCCTTGTCTGCACGCCGTTCATTTAACGATGTgtcaaaggtgagggaaccTGATGGACGCTGGTGCCGGAAGTTTCTTTCAACGTACTTCCGGTGTGAACTCTGTCAGAATGTAGTGACGGACCCTGTGCAGATTTTACCGAATGTGCTGTTGGTGTGCAGGCGATGCGCCCTCTCGAGGCGTGTGCCATCAAAGGACCTGCAAGAACTTCCAGTTAGCTTGACGAGGGCTTTTGAGGATTTGTACGAGGGACAGAGGGAAGTCCAGCTGCCGTCAGCCAGCCGAATGAGTGAGATAGGAAGGGCGAGCACAACCTCGGATGAAGCCATATGCAAGAGAAGAATGGTACGAGTGAAGCGCCCGGATGCGGTGCAGGAGGGTAGTGACCATAGTCAAACTTTCCCGCTAGCAGCTTCTATTAACGGTACACTGAATGCCTCAGGGCGGTCATCAGTGCCTCTTCTACTTAACAAGGCGCTGTGCGAACtggaaaacaaagaatacTGTATGCGGGTAGAAATAGAGTCTGCTGAGGCTTCTGGTGCActggagctgaagaagagctACAACTCCGATATGCGAAAGATAACCGCACGCAGCTGCGGGACCAGCAAAACATTGAAAACGGACGCAGATCAAAAGTATGAACAGGCTGAATATACCCTGGCGCTGGAGCTGTACACGAAGGCAATTGAGCTTCAGCCCCGTGATCGCCTCACTCGTCTTACCGCTTTGTATGGAAACAGGAGTTCTGCCTACTTCATGGCCATGCGGTATGCTGAGTGTATAGCGGATTGCATGAAGGTGGTTGAGCTGGACCCGAACAATGTGAAATTGTTCGCTCGTGCAGCAAAGGCTGCAGCCATCATGGGTGACCTCACCGCGGCTGTGTCCCACATGGAATCGATTCCGGAGGAACGTGTTACACCCAATATCATtagtgaaagggaaaagtataAAAATGGACTTGACACGTACAAACGCGCTGAGTCATCCTTTGGAAAATCTGATAGTGACGATGCTTGGCAGATGCTTGTTGCCCAATTCAGTGACACCATCTTTTTTCGCATCCGCTACGCTGAGTCGTTGCAAAACCAGAAACGATTTTTGAAGGCAGTTGAGGTGCTTGACGTCGTTCCGCAGGAACGCAGGACCCCCAAACTCCTGTACATTATGGCTGCTTGTCTTTTTATGTGCGGGTTTGAACACTTTGATAAGGCACGCACTTGTTTAGAGGATGTCCAGCAATTGGACGAAAACTGTGCCCAGTTGTTGAAGGTCCTGAATATAGTAGATGAGGGCAAGCAGAAGGGGAACCAGTACTTCCAGCAGAAGAAGTTTGTAGCTGCTATGGAGCACTACACTACAGCCATCGGCGCTGCGGTAAACAACAATCAGATATTGCGCATCCTCTACTGCAATCGAGCTGCGTCCTACAAGGAAGTAGGAAAATATCGTGAAGCCATTGAAGATTGTACCAGAACCATTCAGCTCGACCCAGCCTTCTCTAAGGCTTACGCGAGGCGTGCGCGGTGCCATCAGGCACTTAGTGACTTTGCTTCTGCTATCCGTGATTTCAAGGCGGCGATAAAGTACGATCCGAACGATCAGGAGTTGCCACGGGAGCTCCGGAGTTGCGAGCAGAGCATGGCGAAGGAAGGCGAACGTGAGAGGGACTATTACTACGTTCTGGGCGTCAGTCGTAATGCTACCGAACGCGAAATTAAGGCAAGGTATCGTGAACTCTCACTCCGCTGGCATCCGGATAAATGCATGTCACTCCCAGAAGAGGAGCGTGTGGTTGCGGAGCGCAAGTTTAAGATTATTGTGGAGGCGCACACGACGCTTATCGATGCCGTAAAGCGGCGGGACTACGACCTtaaaatggagaaggaacgGCTGACGCGAAGTGGCGGATTCGGTGGATTTAATGGTTACAGTTCAGAAACGTTCCGTGGGCATTCTAATCGTTTCCGTCAAGGCAGTAGTGGATTTTGGTGA
- a CDS encoding glycosyltransferase ALG2, putative (similar to Glycosyltransferase ALG2 (EC 2.4.1.-) (Swiss-Prot:P43636) [Saccharomyces cerevisiae]), producing the protein MIYELALLISTFLGLSIFVIPFSLLRTWTRRQASSRFDSSSARQRHPTKLDEQVNAKRPLKVVFLHPDLGIGGAERLVVDAAIALQRYQKVTPVQVIIVTNHHDPQRAFAETVDGTVTVQVFGSWLPASIKGRAKVFAATLRMCWAAWVTCWMHPDADCFMVDQVAAVLPLLSFVAPQIPRLFYCHFPDQCCDGNRDENQQYKKKPSIFRLLYRKLFDEVEVFAMNYASSIVSNSKFSRAATLKVFPKLSNRIDAEADIFYPPVSLAVREGAKPNGDTKVFDTEELDKLRDAIQGRSVVLSINRYERKKNLVLAIEAFARLLNSGKTTCSGAPLLVLAGGYDTRLEENVAHLNELQKVADTYKLMDSQILFLKNITELEKRYLLSQCCCLLYTPTSEHFGIVPTEAMISAKPVVAVNRGGPCESVGEGGTLCDPTPEAFAEAILLYLNDDELRRRVGEAGRKRASDVFTIERFGEKLATRFVKLWTETNAAMGRAAFWGKWLEGGKKAD; encoded by the coding sequence ATGATTTACGAACTTGCGCTACTTATATCCACCTTCCTTGGACTTTCCATCTTTgttattcccttttccctgcTGCGAACATGGACACGTAGGCAGGCGAGTAGTCGTTTCGATTCTTCTTCTGCTCGTCAACGGCACCCAACGAAGTTGGATGAGCAGGTCAACGCGAAACGTCCGTTGAAGGTTGTGTTTCTTCACCCCGATCTTGGCATTGGTGGCGCCGAACGGCTTGTCGTTGACGCTGCTATTGCACTTCAGAGGTACCAGAAAGTGACGCCTGTGCAAGTTATTATTGTGACAAACCATCATGATCCCCAGCGTGCTTTTGCTGAGACGGTGGACGGGACAGTGACCGTGCAGGTATTCGGTTCGTGGCTTCCCGCCTCCATAAAGGGGCGAGCCAAAGTGTTTGCTGCAACCCTTCGCATGTGCTGGGCGGCGTGGGTTACGTGTTGGATGCACCCTGATGCGGACTGTTTCATGGTGGATCAAGTAGCCGCAGTTCTTCCGCTGCTCTCATTTGTGGCACCGCAAATTCCTCGGCTCTTTTATTGTCATTTTCCCGATCAGTGCTGTGACGGGAACCGCGATGAAAACCAGCAATACAAGAAGAAACCGTCTATCTTTCGCCTGCTTTATCGGAAGCTATTTGATGAGGTTGAAGTCTTTGCTATGAACTATGCCAGCAGTATCGTGTCGAATTCCAAATTCAGTAGAGCGGCTACTCTGAAGGTTTTTCCCAAACTAAGCAACAGGATTGACGCCGAGGCTGACATATTCTACCCTCCTGTGTCATTGGCTGTTAGGGAAGGAGCTAAACCTAACGGTGACACAAAAGTATTTGACACCGAGGAACTCGACAAGCTCCGGGACGCTATTCAGGGAAGAAGTGTGGTGCTCAGTATCAACCGCTACGAGCGTAAGAAGAACCTTGTATTGGCTATTGAAGCATTTGCACGTTTGTTAAACTCGGGGAAAACGACATGCAGTGGTGCTCCGTTGCTCGTTCTGGCTGGTGGGTACGACACACGGTTGGAAGAGAATGTTGCACATTTGAATGAGCTCCAAAAGGTTGCTGACACATACAAGCTTATGGATAGTCAGATTCTTTTCCTGAAGAATATAACCGAACTCGAAAAGCGCTACCTTCTTTCCCAATGTTGCTGTCTTCTCTACACACCCACATCGGAGCATTTCGGTATTGTTCCGACTGAGGCAATGATTAGTGCGAAGCCAGTTGTAGCTGTCAACCGCGGTGGACCATGTGAAAGTGTGGGTGAAGGTGGCACACTTTGTGACCCAACGCCTGAGGCTTTTGCGGAGGCTATACTTTTATATCTGAATGATGATGAATTAAGGAGGCGGGTGGGAGAGGCGGGAAGGAAACGGGCGAGCGATGTTTTCACTATTGAAAGGTTTGGGGAGAAGCTGGCCACACGTTTTGTGAAGCTATGGACTGAAACGAACGCGGCTATGGGCAGAGCGGCGTTTTGGGGGAAATGGCttgagggaggaaaaaaggcggactGA